In the Anaerostipes caccae L1-92 genome, AGAATCTGAAATTCGATATGTCTTGGATCACGGATATATTTTTCAATATACATGGTGCCGTCTCCGAAAGCATTTTCTGCTTCCCGCTTTGCCGTTTCAAATATATGTTCAAACTCTGCGGAATCTTCGCAGATCCTCATGCCCTTGCCTCCGCCGCCTGCGGATGCCTTGATCATGACAGGATATCCCATCTCGTCGGCAGTCTTCCTGCCCTCCAAAGCTTCATAAACCGCATCTTTGGTCCCCGGCACAACAGGAACACCAGCTTCCATCATCGTCTTTCTGGCAGAAGATTTATCCCCCATCTTGTCAATGATTTCTGCGGAAGGCCCGATAAAGGATATGTTGCACTTTTCACACATGCGGACAAACTTGCTGTTCTCCGATAAAAATCCGAATCCCGGATGAATGGCATCCGCCCCTACCGCCATGGCAGCTCCAATGATCCTTTCCATATCCAGATAGCTGTCCTTTGCAGGCGCAGGACCGATACAGACGGTCTCGTCCGCCAGCTGTGCATGCAGAGCATCTTTATCTGCCTCGGAGCAAACTGCCACAGAAAGGATGTCCATCTCACGGCATGCCCGGATGATTCGCACCGCGATCTCTCCTCTGTTTGCAATTAAAATTTTCTTAAACATACGACGCTTCCTCCTAGCCGATCATAAATGTGATTTCGCCGGACGCGACGACCTTACCGTCCACCGTTGCGGTTCCCTTGCCGACTCCTACCGGCCCTTTCACCTTGATCATTTCTACTTCCAGATTCAGCACGTCTCCGGGTACGACTTTGCCGCGGAATTTTGCCTTATTGACTCCGCCTAAAAATCCGATCTTTCCTTTGTTCTCTTCTGCAGAAAGGCAGCACACGGCTCCGACCTGAGCCAGAGCCTCGATGATCAGCACACCCGGCATCACTGGCTCCTGCGGAAAATGTCCCGCAAAGAACGGTTCATTATATGTCACGCATTTTTTGCCCACTGCCCTTTTTCCGACTTCCATTTCCTCAATCCGGTCAACCAAAAGAAACGGGCTCCTGTGCGGGATAATATTCATAATTTCTTTAATATTCAGCATATGTTTCCCCTTTCTTACCGGATAATGACCAGAGGTTCCCCGTATTCTACGATATCCCCGTTATGAACCGGGATGCTCACTACGGTTCCTTCAAACTCACTCTCCACTTCGTTCATCAACTTCATAGCTTCAACAATTCCAATGATCTGTCCCTTTGTCACCGTATCGCCTACCTGCACGAACGGATCTGCTCCTTCCGACGGAGCCGCGTAAAAGGTACCCACCAAAGGAGCCGTCACGGCGTTGCCTTCCGCCTCTTTTACTTCCGGCAGAGCTTCCGGCGTGTTCTGCGGCGCAGGTGCAGCCGCAGGCACAGGCGGCACCGCCAATTCCGGTGCTGCCAGGACTCTTTCTTTCTTCTTTGACAGCTTCACTGAGAAATCATCATCTTTATATTCAAACTTATCGACATCTGACTCTGATAATGCCTGGATCAGTTCTTTCATTTCCTCTAATTTCATAGTCTATCCTCCCTATTCCGCAAACTTTTTGATCAGAAGTGTTGCATTATGTCCTCCGAACCCAAGTGAATTGCTCAGAGCATAATTGACTGTGCGGTCTGTGACCGGCTCTAATGTGTAATCCAGGTCACATTCTTCATCCGGCACCTTAAGTCCTACGGTCGGATGAATGTAGTCTTCCAGAACAGTTTTTACACAGGTGATAAACTCAATGGCTCCGGCAGCCCCAAGTCCGTGACCGATCATAGATTTTGTAGAACTGATCTTCAAGTCTTTGGCGTGCTCTCCGAAGGTTGTTTTGATCGCTTTCGTCTCAAACTTGTCGTTGGCCGGTGTACTCGTTCCGTGGGCGTTAATATAGTCCACATCATCGGGACGAATCTCCGCCTCGTCAATGGCAAACTGCATCGCACGCGCTGCACCCTCTCCGTCTTCTGCCGGAGATGTGATATGGAAAGCATCGCTGGTAGCACCATATCCCACGACTTCCGCAAGGATCCTGGCACCTCTGGCTTTGGCGTGCTCCAATGTCTCGAGCACTACTACGCCTGCTCCCTCTCCAATAACAAATCCGTCTCTTTCCTTATCAAACGGAATGGATGCACGTTTTGGATCTTCAGAACTGCTCAGTGCTGTCAGAGAGGCAAATCCCGCCACAGCTACCGGCGTGATGCAGGCTTCCGTTCCTCCTGCCACCATCACATCTGCCTCGCCGCACTGGATCGAGCGGAATGCTTCTCCAATAGACTGCGTGCCTGTAGCACATGCAGTAACTACATTGATGCTCTTGCCCCTTAACCCAAACGCAAGGGAAACATTTCCCGCAGCCATGTTGGAGATCATCATCGGAACCACCAGAGGCTTGACTCTGTTAGGACCCTTTGTACGGATGACTTCGGTGTTTTTTTCTACAATCTGCAGACTTCCTGTTCCCGACCCGACAGATACACCAATCCTCGCTGTATCTTCTTTTTCCAGATCCAGTCCGGAATCCTCGATAGCCTCTTTGGCCGCAGCCACGGCGTACTGGGAGAACAGTTCCATTCTCCTTGCAGAACGCGGGTCTATATAATCTTTCGCTTTAAAATCCTTTACTTCTGCTGCCAGATGAGTTTTGTATTCACTGGCATCAAAATGACTGATTGGAGCAAATCCAGTCTTTTGCTGTTTGATTCCGTCCCAGAACTCTTCCACACTGTTTCCGATCGGAGTAATCGCACCCATTCCGGTAACTACGACTCTCTTTAAATTCTTCATACTGCTCTCCTTTACATTCCCATTCCGCCATCCACACTGATCGTCTGCCCAGTAATATAGGACGCCTTGTCAGATGCTAAAAATGCTACTGTCTCTGCGATATCCTTTGTCGTCCCTACTTTTTTTAACGGGATCGTATCGATAATACCCTTCTTCACGTCCTCCGGAAGCACTTCCGTCATCTCCGTATCTATGTACCCCGGTGCCACCGCATTGACCGTGATCCCTCTGGACCCAAGTTCTCTTGCCAAAGATTTGGTCATACCGATGACTCCTGCCTTGGAGGCACAGTAATTCATCTGCCCGGCATTTCCGATCACACCGGAAACGGAAGACATGTTGATAATATGACCGGACTTTTGTCTCAGCATAATCCTTGCCACATGTTTCATGCAGTTAAAGGTTCCCTTCAGATTGACATTGATCACCTGATCGAACTCTTCTTCGCTCATCTTCATAGCCAGGTTATCTTTTGTGATTCCTGCGTTGTTTACCAAGATGTCGATGGAACCGAATTCCTTTTTCACGGAAGCCATCATTTCTTTGGCCGTATCAAAATCGGAGACATCTCCCTGATATACTTTGGCTTCTCCGCCGTTTTCTTTGATCGAAGCGACCACTTCTTCGGCTTTTTCTCTGGACCCGCAGTAATTGACGATGACTTTCGCCCCATAGCCCGCAAGGGTCAGTGCCACTTCACGGCCGATCCCACGGCTTGCACCTGTGACAACAGCTACTTTTCCTTCTAACATGATAAGACCTCCTCAAGCTTTTTCAAATCTTCTTTTTTCTCTATATTGATCACTTTCATCTTCCGGTCGATCTTTCTCATAAAGCCGGACAGAGTTCTTCCAGGACCGATCTCGATAAAAGTATCCGCTCCCGCTTCTATCATTTTATGTATAGATTGTTCCCAACGGACAGAAGAATAAACCTGTTTTCCCAGCAGGTCTTTTACCTGATCTTTGGAAGCAACAAATTCTGCAGTCGTATTTGAAACATACGGAATCTCCGGATCCTGAACATCCACGTCTTTTAAGACCTCAAGCAGTTTTTCCCCGGCAGGTTTTAACATAGGAGAGTGAAATGGTCCGCTGACTTTCAGCGGAAGAACTCTTTTGGCTCCTGCCTCGCGAAGCACGTCTGCCGCTGCCTCTACGGCTTTCGCCTCCCCGGATATTACAATCTGTCCGGGGCAGTTGTAATTGGCGATGGAGACAACTCCGTCCACTCCGGGAAGCACTGCCTCGATCTCTTCTTTCTTCATGCCAAGAACAGCCGCCATAGCTCCCTCACCGGCAGGCACTGTGTCCTGCATAAGGATTCCCCTCTGGCGGACAACTTTGACTGCATCCTCAAAGCTCATGACATTGCCTGCAACAAGGGCACAGTATTCACCGAGACTTAAACCGGCTGTCATATCTGCTTTTATACCCATGGCTTCGATCTCTCTTAAAATGGCCACACTGGCTGTCACCATGGCCGCCTGTGTATACTCCGTAATGTTAATGTCTTCATTTTCCTCGAAGCACAATGCCTTCACATCAATATCCAACACTTCATTTGCTTTTTCAAATATTTCTCTGCTGTGTTCAAAAGAGTCATAGAACTCTTGTCCCATACCGACATACTGTGCTCCCTGTCCCGGAAACATAAAAACAATTTTACCCATCGTTATCACCTCGTCAATTACTTTGAGTTTCAAAATATCTGTTTCTAAAAAATTGACTTATAACCTCAAATCATCAGTTATAAGCCAATATTTTGTCAATCTTAATCTTCTACGCCTTTATTCTTTAAGTAGTTGATTACATCTTCGACAGTATTAAGCTCTGTCAGATCGTCAGACGGAATCTCTACATCGTACTCTTCTTCTAATGCCATAACTAATTCAAATAAGTCCAGGGAGTCAGCTCCTAAGTCATCTTTGAAAGATGTCTCTAACGCAATTTCACTTTCATCAACGCTTAACTGTTCTGCAATGATTTCCTTCATTTTCTCTAACATAATTTAATCTCCTTCATACCTCATAATAGTTTGATTATCAAAGTATACCTACTTATACCCGAACTTGTCAAGTAAATTCACTCCTATATTATACTAACTCACATACAAATATGCAAGGAAGTTATTAGGAAATAACGGTAAAAAAATCTGTTTCCCTATTCTTCCGCCGAATGCCAGTCAAGCAGGATTTCCTCTGCTTTCTTGTTCCAGAATCCCCCGGCCTCATCACATGCATCCGCCAGCTGTTCAAACAGAGGGTCTTCTTTTCCCAGTTTCCGAAAATCCTCAATCGCCGTCAGCGGCATAGAGATGTGCGTGTACACGATCTTTTTCTCTCCCGGCATCTTCTTTAAATACAAGGTAGTATCTACAACCGCATCAAGGCCTCCGATATGGGTAATGTTCATAGCAGCATCGACCTTCTTGTCACGGAGCAGCTCAAGAGCTTCTTCCATATCGCTTCTAAGGCCCCCGGATGAGCCGATAAGCTTGGTCTTAAGATAATGGCTGCCGTAGATGTTCATGCCCGCCCTGTACTTCTTGTCCGCCGTTGCCGCGTAAATATTCATGCAGCCGTCCATGGCCATGATCCTGTTCCCTGTCTCCGCCACGTTTTTCGGCGGGGCATAGACGAAAACATCGTCATATCCCTTTTCATTGGTCAGTGCCAGCAGAGCGGAAGCAGGATCTACCATCATGGACGGATTTATATAGTAAAGCTCCACTCCATTTCGCTGTGCTTCCTGCACCGGAATCAGCCTTCTGGCTTTGGCAATCCGATCTTCGTTAATATCCGTCACCACAAGCCTTTTCGGTTTCTTCTCCATAGTCAGAACATAGCGGATGGCCATCAGCCCCATGGGCCCGCATCCTCCAAGAATCACTGTATTGCCGCCTTCTTTGATACCGGAAATGTGGTCGTGGGAACCGGGTTTGCTGTGGTAATTGGAGTGAAAGCTTCCCACAATACTGTACAGTGCCTGTGCCACTGTTGCCTCATAAAAGCTCTCCCCCTCAAAAGTAAGCAGACATCCCTTTTCAATCACTTCTCCCGGGACAATACAGTAGGTGGCAGCTCCTCCGAAATACTCATAGGAATAACCGGGAGACTCAATCTGTCCGGGTATCTCAGGAACAACTACATACTTGTCTCCGGGACAATACTGATCCTTCCACTTCTCACCCACCTGTTCAATGACACCGGCGAATTCATGTCCGATCAAGATCGGATATCTTCGTATGTTCTTCGGAACCCTCAGATGCCTCTGTGCAAGCGTGATTTCTTTTAAAGTAGACATGGCAATTCCATTGCAGAGGATCTTGAGCAGGATCTCGTCCTCTTTGATCCCGGGAAGTTCAAATTCTTCCATCCTGATGTCCTTTACCCCATAAAGTCTGACGCCTTTTACCTTCATAGTCACCGCCCCTTTTCACACAATGCAGGTCACATGGAAATTATTTTCTAAGATTATAACAGAAATGGAAATAAAAAAAAAGACTTGTAACTGAGGATCAGAAGGAGAACACAAAAGAATCAAACTTTCATCACATTTTGTTTCGTTTTCTTTTTTATTATGTTAGGAGACAACACAAAAGGAGGCAGTAAATTGATTGAAGTAAAACATCTTACCAAGAGCTATGACGGCCATCCGGCGTTGGATGACCTGTCATTTACAATCGAGAAAGGCCGGGTCTACGGTTTCCTCGGACCTAACGGCGCCGGAAAGTCCACTACGATGAATATCATGACCGGATATATCGGTGCAGACAGCGGAGAAGTCCTGATCAACGGATTCGATATTTTAAAAGAACCGGAGAAAGCGAAAAGATCTGTGGGATATCTTCCGGAAATTCCGCCCCTCTATCCCGATATGACCGTCCGGGAATATTTAAGTTTCGTATCTGAACTAAAAGAGATCCCCGGAAAAGAAAGGGCGGCACAGGTAGACGAAGTTCTAAGTCTCGTCAGGCTTACCGATGTTTCCAGCCGCCTGATCCGCAATCTTTCCAAAGGATACCGCCAGAGAACCGGTCTTGCGGCTGCAGTGCTTGGTTTCCCCGATATCATTATTCTGGATGAACCGACGGTTGGCCTGGACCCAAAGCAGATCATCGAAATCCGGCAGCTCATCCGCACACTCTCCAAAGATCATACGATCATTCTCAGCTCTCATATCCTGGCGGAGGTTCAGGAAATCTGCGATTATGTCCTCATTATTTCAAAAGGGCGCCTGACAGCCGAGGGTACACCAAAACAACTGGAAGAAACGTCCCGTGGAAAGGATAGTGTGGAGCTTACCATCATGTCGGACCCGGCCCGAATACAGTCTGTTCTGGATTCTCTCTCCGGCATACACACAATCTGCTGGAAAGGAGACACGGGAGATTCCTGCGATATCTCAGTGGAATTCACCGGCGACAGTAAAAAAATCTGCCGGGAGATTTCCCTTGCTTTTGCAAGAGAAGAAATCCCGGTCACACGGATTTATATTTCCAGGACGAATCTTGAAGACATTTTCCTGGAATTGACCGACACAGACAGCCAGGAACAGGAAGGAGACGAAAAAGATGAAAGCAATTTATAAGCGGGAACTCCGCTCCTATTTTACCTCCATGATTGGCTGTGCCTTTGCGGCAGTTCTCACTGTCATAGGAGGTGTATATTTTATGGTATATAACCTGACCAGCGGCTATCCCTATTTTTCTTATTCGCTGTCCGGCGTCATCTTTGCCGTTCTGATCACGGTCCCGGTTCTGTCCATGAAATGCTTTGCGGAAGAAAGAAAAAATAAGACAGATCAGCTGCTTCTGACCTCGCCTGTGCCTCTGACAAAGATCATTTTAGGCAAATACTTTGCGATGATCACCGTGTTCGCCATACCCTGCCTGATCTACTGCCTGTTTCCTCTGATCATCAAGTTTCAGGGAAATGCTCATCTTCTGGTGGATTATTCTTCGATCCTGGCTTTTTATCTGCTGGGCTGTGTCTTTATCGGCATTGGAATGTTTCTGTCTTCTCTGACAGAGAGCCCGGTCATTGCGGCGATCAGCACCTTCGGGGTTTTATTCTTTTTGTATATGCTTGACAATCTCTTAAACTATGTGCCGACCAGCGCACTCAGCGGCGTCATCATCACCATCCTGTTCCTGTCACTGGCCGCAGGACTGATCTATCATATTACAAAAAACCAAATCATAGCAGGAATTGCCGAGATTGCCGGCTTGGTCTTAAGTATTGCGGTTTATTTCATTAAATCGTCTGTATTTGAAAATTTCATTCATGACATTCTGGAACATTTCGTCCTGACCGGTGTTTTCTATAATTTCGCTCAGAACTATATTTTTGATATCGGAGGGCTTTTATACTATCTCTCCGTCATCATTCTTTTTATATTTTTGACCGTGCAGGCATTTCAGAAAAGACGATGGAGTTAGGAGGACTGTAAGTGGATAAAATAAAACAATTATTTCAGACAAAGAATTCCAGGAGAGGCTCATACAGCATAGCTGTTACTGCCGTTGTCATAGGAATCGTGATCCTGTTTAATCTTCTTGTGGCACAGCTGCCTCAGAAGATCCGGCAGATTGATATCAGCGACACCAATATATATGAGATCTCATCAACAAGCCAAAAGCTGCTTAAAAATTTAGATAAGGACGTCAGCCTTTATGTAATCGCCGAAAAAGGGAACACCGATGACCGTATCAGGACCTTTATCACCAAGTATGCCTCTCTCTCCAGCCGCCTCAGGGTAGAATGGATCGACCCCGTACTGCATCCTTCCGCACTGACAAAGTATGACACGGAAAAAAACAGTATCGTCGTATCCTGTAAAGCAACAGACCGGCAGACTTCGATCTCCTTCGACGATATTTTAGTAACGGAATCTTCCTATTATAATACATCTTCTTCCGCCACAAAGTTTGACGGAGACGGACAGCTGACCAGTGCAGTAGATTATGTGACAAATACAAAAGAATATAAGGCTTATTACACGTCCGGACACGGTGAAACCGCCCTGTCATCTTCTGTCACAGATCTGATGGAAAAATCCAGGATCTCTGTGTCAGAGCTGAATCTCCTGACTGCCTCATCTATACCGGAGGACTGTGACCTTCTTATACTCAACGGCCCGACCAGCGATCTCACAAAAGATGAAGCCAAAGTTCTGACCACTTATTTGAAAAAAGGAGGAAACGTCATGTCCCTTCTGGCCTATACAGACAAGAGCATGACACGGCTCTATGGTATTTTGGAAGACTATGGCCTGAAAGTTGCCAATGGATATATTGCCGACGCAGAGCGCTGCTATCAGGGAAATTATTATTATCTCATACCGAACTTATCTGTGAGCGGCGATATGGCCTCCGGTATCTCCTCAAATTCTGTGCTGATGATTAACTCGAAAGGCATGACGCAGACAGATCCTGTCCGGGATACCATCAATGTGGAATCTTTCATGGCCACTTCTGAAAACGGCTGTGCCGTCACAGAGAAGAAACAGACACAGGGAACCTATATGCTGGGTGCCGCAGCCACAGAATCGGTCACTGTAAAAGACAGCGGCGGAAAGAAGAAAAAGAAAGACAGCCGTCTGACCGTCTACGGAAGCAATATGCTCATCGACGCACAGGTAACAGAGTCTTTTTCAACTTTAGAAAACCTTACGCTGTTCATGAATTCTGTCACAGCGAATCTGGACAGTACAGATAATATTTCCGTCTCGCCGAAGAGCCTCCAGGTGACTTATAACAGCATCGCACACCCGGGTATCTTCAGTATCCTGATCATTTTTGTCATTCCTTTCATGGTCATTGCCGGAGGCTTTGTCGTCTGGTTCCGCCGGAGAAGAAGGTAAGGAGGTTTCTATGAGACAGAAAAAAACATTGATCATTCTGATTCTGGTCTTTGCAGGGCTTCTAGCCCTGTACGCCGGACTCCGCATGTATCAGAAAAAACAGTCTGCACAAAAAAGTTCTTCTGACAAACTGATCATTAAAGATATGTCGGATCTCACCTCTATTTCCTATAACAACGGGCAGGATCTGTCTTTTGTGAAAAGGAACGGTACATGGTTTTATGAAAAAGACAGCGAATTTCCTGTGGAACAGAGTTATCTCACCTCCATGGCATCTCAGTTTCAGAAGATCGAGGCCGTCCGGAAACTAAAAAACGGAGACAGCCTTGAAGACTACGGACTGGAACACCCCGCCTATACGATCAGGGTAAAGGATAAAAAGGGAACACAGACGACTTATTATATCGGCAGTGCCTCAGGAGACAACTATTATCTGACGCTGGATGATAAATCGACTGTTTATACTGTATCCGCAGACCTTCTCTCTGGTTTATCTTACTCTCTGAATGATATGATGCAGACGGATACTTTTCCCACACTGAGCAGCGGGAATCTGAAAAAAGTTGTTGTAACCAGCGGCAGCAAGGTAAAAACCTACACATCCAAATCCAAAAATGATATGGACAGCATTGCCGGAGGACTTGGAGTGTTCACTTTCGGCGACTGTCAGAACTACTCCGTCAAAGATAAAGACCTCGCAAAATACGGCCTGGACAGTGAATCCCGTGTCACAGTAGATATTACCTATAAGGATACAGAAACAAAGAAATCAAAATCTCTCACCTTGTATATCGGCTCCAAAGATAAGAGTGGAGAAAATTACTATGTGAAGCTGAAAGATTCCAAAATAGTCTATTTAAGCGATGCGGATATTGTAAAGAATATCCTGAATCCTTAGATTTCGTTTTAACAAATGCAAAAAGAGACTGCGGGCGCAGTCTCTTTTCTATATGTTTTCTATCCGAAATATCTTTTTAATAATCCTTCAAAAGCTTTTCCGTGGCGGGCTTCATCCCTTGCCATCTCATGTACAGTGTCATGGATTGCGTCTAAGTTTGCAGCTTTC is a window encoding:
- the fabZ gene encoding 3-hydroxyacyl-ACP dehydratase FabZ — its product is MLNIKEIMNIIPHRSPFLLVDRIEEMEVGKRAVGKKCVTYNEPFFAGHFPQEPVMPGVLIIEALAQVGAVCCLSAEENKGKIGFLGGVNKAKFRGKVVPGDVLNLEVEMIKVKGPVGVGKGTATVDGKVVASGEITFMIG
- the accB gene encoding acetyl-CoA carboxylase biotin carboxyl carrier protein, producing MKLEEMKELIQALSESDVDKFEYKDDDFSVKLSKKKERVLAAPELAVPPVPAAAPAPQNTPEALPEVKEAEGNAVTAPLVGTFYAAPSEGADPFVQVGDTVTKGQIIGIVEAMKLMNEVESEFEGTVVSIPVHNGDIVEYGEPLVIIR
- the fabF gene encoding beta-ketoacyl-ACP synthase II encodes the protein MKNLKRVVVTGMGAITPIGNSVEEFWDGIKQQKTGFAPISHFDASEYKTHLAAEVKDFKAKDYIDPRSARRMELFSQYAVAAAKEAIEDSGLDLEKEDTARIGVSVGSGTGSLQIVEKNTEVIRTKGPNRVKPLVVPMMISNMAAGNVSLAFGLRGKSINVVTACATGTQSIGEAFRSIQCGEADVMVAGGTEACITPVAVAGFASLTALSSSEDPKRASIPFDKERDGFVIGEGAGVVVLETLEHAKARGARILAEVVGYGATSDAFHITSPAEDGEGAARAMQFAIDEAEIRPDDVDYINAHGTSTPANDKFETKAIKTTFGEHAKDLKISSTKSMIGHGLGAAGAIEFITCVKTVLEDYIHPTVGLKVPDEECDLDYTLEPVTDRTVNYALSNSLGFGGHNATLLIKKFAE
- the fabG gene encoding 3-oxoacyl-[acyl-carrier-protein] reductase encodes the protein MLEGKVAVVTGASRGIGREVALTLAGYGAKVIVNYCGSREKAEEVVASIKENGGEAKVYQGDVSDFDTAKEMMASVKKEFGSIDILVNNAGITKDNLAMKMSEEEFDQVINVNLKGTFNCMKHVARIMLRQKSGHIINMSSVSGVIGNAGQMNYCASKAGVIGMTKSLARELGSRGITVNAVAPGYIDTEMTEVLPEDVKKGIIDTIPLKKVGTTKDIAETVAFLASDKASYITGQTISVDGGMGM
- the fabD gene encoding ACP S-malonyltransferase, producing MGKIVFMFPGQGAQYVGMGQEFYDSFEHSREIFEKANEVLDIDVKALCFEENEDINITEYTQAAMVTASVAILREIEAMGIKADMTAGLSLGEYCALVAGNVMSFEDAVKVVRQRGILMQDTVPAGEGAMAAVLGMKKEEIEAVLPGVDGVVSIANYNCPGQIVISGEAKAVEAAADVLREAGAKRVLPLKVSGPFHSPMLKPAGEKLLEVLKDVDVQDPEIPYVSNTTAEFVASKDQVKDLLGKQVYSSVRWEQSIHKMIEAGADTFIEIGPGRTLSGFMRKIDRKMKVINIEKKEDLKKLEEVLSC
- the acpP gene encoding acyl carrier protein; its protein translation is MLEKMKEIIAEQLSVDESEIALETSFKDDLGADSLDLFELVMALEEEYDVEIPSDDLTELNTVEDVINYLKNKGVED
- a CDS encoding zinc-binding dehydrogenase, translated to MKVKGVRLYGVKDIRMEEFELPGIKEDEILLKILCNGIAMSTLKEITLAQRHLRVPKNIRRYPILIGHEFAGVIEQVGEKWKDQYCPGDKYVVVPEIPGQIESPGYSYEYFGGAATYCIVPGEVIEKGCLLTFEGESFYEATVAQALYSIVGSFHSNYHSKPGSHDHISGIKEGGNTVILGGCGPMGLMAIRYVLTMEKKPKRLVVTDINEDRIAKARRLIPVQEAQRNGVELYYINPSMMVDPASALLALTNEKGYDDVFVYAPPKNVAETGNRIMAMDGCMNIYAATADKKYRAGMNIYGSHYLKTKLIGSSGGLRSDMEEALELLRDKKVDAAMNITHIGGLDAVVDTTLYLKKMPGEKKIVYTHISMPLTAIEDFRKLGKEDPLFEQLADACDEAGGFWNKKAEEILLDWHSAEE
- a CDS encoding ABC transporter ATP-binding protein, producing the protein MLGDNTKGGSKLIEVKHLTKSYDGHPALDDLSFTIEKGRVYGFLGPNGAGKSTTMNIMTGYIGADSGEVLINGFDILKEPEKAKRSVGYLPEIPPLYPDMTVREYLSFVSELKEIPGKERAAQVDEVLSLVRLTDVSSRLIRNLSKGYRQRTGLAAAVLGFPDIIILDEPTVGLDPKQIIEIRQLIRTLSKDHTIILSSHILAEVQEICDYVLIISKGRLTAEGTPKQLEETSRGKDSVELTIMSDPARIQSVLDSLSGIHTICWKGDTGDSCDISVEFTGDSKKICREISLAFAREEIPVTRIYISRTNLEDIFLELTDTDSQEQEGDEKDESNL
- a CDS encoding ABC transporter permease is translated as MKAIYKRELRSYFTSMIGCAFAAVLTVIGGVYFMVYNLTSGYPYFSYSLSGVIFAVLITVPVLSMKCFAEERKNKTDQLLLTSPVPLTKIILGKYFAMITVFAIPCLIYCLFPLIIKFQGNAHLLVDYSSILAFYLLGCVFIGIGMFLSSLTESPVIAAISTFGVLFFLYMLDNLLNYVPTSALSGVIITILFLSLAAGLIYHITKNQIIAGIAEIAGLVLSIAVYFIKSSVFENFIHDILEHFVLTGVFYNFAQNYIFDIGGLLYYLSVIILFIFLTVQAFQKRRWS
- a CDS encoding GldG family protein: MDKIKQLFQTKNSRRGSYSIAVTAVVIGIVILFNLLVAQLPQKIRQIDISDTNIYEISSTSQKLLKNLDKDVSLYVIAEKGNTDDRIRTFITKYASLSSRLRVEWIDPVLHPSALTKYDTEKNSIVVSCKATDRQTSISFDDILVTESSYYNTSSSATKFDGDGQLTSAVDYVTNTKEYKAYYTSGHGETALSSSVTDLMEKSRISVSELNLLTASSIPEDCDLLILNGPTSDLTKDEAKVLTTYLKKGGNVMSLLAYTDKSMTRLYGILEDYGLKVANGYIADAERCYQGNYYYLIPNLSVSGDMASGISSNSVLMINSKGMTQTDPVRDTINVESFMATSENGCAVTEKKQTQGTYMLGAAATESVTVKDSGGKKKKKDSRLTVYGSNMLIDAQVTESFSTLENLTLFMNSVTANLDSTDNISVSPKSLQVTYNSIAHPGIFSILIIFVIPFMVIAGGFVVWFRRRRR
- a CDS encoding DUF4340 domain-containing protein gives rise to the protein MRQKKTLIILILVFAGLLALYAGLRMYQKKQSAQKSSSDKLIIKDMSDLTSISYNNGQDLSFVKRNGTWFYEKDSEFPVEQSYLTSMASQFQKIEAVRKLKNGDSLEDYGLEHPAYTIRVKDKKGTQTTYYIGSASGDNYYLTLDDKSTVYTVSADLLSGLSYSLNDMMQTDTFPTLSSGNLKKVVVTSGSKVKTYTSKSKNDMDSIAGGLGVFTFGDCQNYSVKDKDLAKYGLDSESRVTVDITYKDTETKKSKSLTLYIGSKDKSGENYYVKLKDSKIVYLSDADIVKNILNP